The genome window TCAGCCCAATCTAATGCTTGGACaaatcaacaccaacttccAAATTCACGATACCGACATTTCACCATAATCATTCTTCTAATACTCGACGCATCCAATTCACGTgccttgaagaactcgagaCGCAATCCATCGACTTACTATACAGAATACACCATAATATATAATCGAAGCCTTTCAATGTAGCCCGATATCACAACTCGATTACACCGACTCCCTCCCTTCATCCCATGCccagcttcttccagttCACGCAGGGCACCGAGTCGCACGTCCGACCCAACGACTCGGCCCCTCTCCTAGGCCGCTTCCGCGCTGTTCCTCCGCGTCCTGGCGTGGTATCTCGAAGGCGCAGTCAACTCGGCCTCTTCTCGAATACCGCAGACAACAGAGGTAGCGTGCATATACTTGGATACGGTGCTTTTCCTGCAGATGACAACGATACGGACAGTGATTATGACCTTGAGGACGATAGGAGTTTGTGGCAGCGTCTCTGGCAACGATGGGTGTTGGATATTTGGGTTGATCCGAGGCAGTCGGCGGTGAAGAGGGTCGTTGATAAGTGGTGGAGTCGGTATGCATTTCTGGTGTTGATGCCGGCCTTGTTGGTATGTGCTGGAGCTGCAATAAAAACAACAAAGAACCAACTGACTCAAGAATAGGCTGTGGCGTGGTGTTCTATACCTTTTCCTCAGTATAGAATTCCTAACGACCATATCGGTGATGGAGACGAGGATAGACTCCCCGACGGATCGAAGACGCCTGGTCACGGAGCTGCCCGAGTCCAGGTCAACTTTTGGTTCTTCCTATTCGTCTACTATGGTTTCTACAACCTTACTGCTCTTATCTGGATCACGAAGGTGTTCAACCTTTACAGCCTGAACTGGTGGCCCCAGTCTCTGGGTTTCCCGCTTACCGTCTCACTCATCGCCATCTTATCCATCGCCGTCCCCATACCCATGTACTACAATGATAAGGCGCGTTATTTGCTTGTTCACAATACAGCATGGATTTCATGgaccttcatcatcatggccttgCCTGTCACGATCGCCTTTATCATTCTCACGACTAATGAGCGGCACATCGGGCTTCGTCACTCGCTATCAGAAACTCAGCGCATCTTTACTACATCCTGGTGGACCGGAGAGCCAGACACATTCAACGGTAGGGACCGTCGGCGCCGTAATGTCACGGCTGATCTATTCGACGCAGACGCAACTCAAGTTGAACCCGAGCTGAGGCCACAGGGCGTTAGGATGCGTCGATTGTGGTTGCCAGCAAGCTTTGTGCGCTTCTTATGGTTTTGCGTTGCTTTGTTTATTGGGCTCATGGCATATGTGATCGGAGAGGCATACGCAGAAATCTATCTCCGAACCTTACCACACAACAACTTGGAGACAGTGGTGTACGTCTATGGCTGGGTTGCGACGGTGCACTTGCTGGATGCGTTAAGCGGCTGGGTGCTAGGAATTCGAGAGGGTGAGCGTGTCGGAAGCTATCCTTTGAGCTGGATCTTCAAACTGTAAGCCTCGATACATACAGATACTGTTGTTTCCACTACTGACACCACAGCCAGATACTTCATGTTGACCTACCAGATGTACGTTCGTGCGCTGTATGCACGACTGCGTTCACCACAACAGTTCATAACCCTCCAGATCTTGTCATCAACAGGTCTGGTTGTCATCACGCCCATCATGATGACCTCCTTTGTGCACAAGCTCTTAACAATTCTCGGGCTGAACTCGCAAAGCTTTGGTTCATACCAGAAGCTCCAGACCCGCAATGTCTTCATTCGCTTTCTTGCCGAAAACGTCTCAATGGTTGCATTCCTTGGAAGTATTCTAGTACTGCATTTCGGAGCTAACAAAGACGTTTACCCATATTTTGCGTTCGATACGGAGGGAGAGGACTACAACTTTGGCCTCACTTTCTACGCCTCATCAGTAACGTGGGCGTGTGAGTTGGTGGCGAGTCTTGCCGTGCGGGGACTCATCCGACTATTCTTCCAAATTGACGTCGGCCTGGAGGGGAAGCTGGACTTGGCTGTCTGGCCAGAGTTGATGCCAACCTGTGTGGCAGTCATGCTGCACGTGCTGCAGAACATGCTATTTTCCATCATCCGACTACAGTTTCAGTGAGTGGAGAAAGGATCCTCTGTGGTCTGGTGTGAAAGAGGACCGATCATCCAGGGGCTATTTTTCATAAAGGATTGATGAGTTAGAGGGTCGGAACGGTCCGAGAAAGGTTGCCGAGAGGTACGGCTATTGAGATGGTGCACCCATCGACATTCGCACCCGCGCAACGGACAATAGGTTGGATGTTTGGCCTCTGCTTTGCTTTTTCTGTTTTCGTCACTCTTAATCTGCGAGTCTTTGTCTTGAGTTGTCTTTCACTAGAGCGACTTCTTTGCATACTTTGTGATGACCTTGGACTGGGGAAGCTGTGCTGTTGATACAAGTCGATACCCATTAGAACGTTTCTAGAGAGTTTTGCTACGTTTCATCTTTGTTATAACGCATTAGATACCACATACTGTTTGCCGACACGTTGGTCATTACCGTTAATAGCAATTCCGGGTTGAGGAACTTCTGAAGTGGACCGAGATAGCGACCATTTCAGATCGTTAGGGCGACTTGTCTATGCAACTATATTGTTTCGGGACTTGCAGGCCAACAATGATTGGGCGACGGGGTTCAAATAACTATTTCCCATGCCTGGTGTTTCATAAAGTTTATCTGACAGAAGCAAACCTGGATCATGATTGGGTCGGTGCAGCTTCCGTAGAATGGTCCTTTTGAAACCCCATATTGAAGATTGAGATACTTACCTACTGCACGCTGTCTTGCATACCAAGGCGATGGATGATGTGCACTGTAGCTATGAAAGGTTTGATCGGCTTGCCAGCCAACTCTTGAATTACATGACTCGCAACCGAGCTGTTCCTAAACCGATCGCTCGTATCGGTTCAAAAACAGTAGCTCAGATTGACTGCGTTCTTATGTTGATGCCTGCATAAAAGTTGTACTGTCTGTACTGTACTGGTGCGAAGGACCCAGTTCTATCAACACCCATGGCGACATCGCCCATCAAGAAAGATGGAGACACTTGTATCAAAACCTCGCGCCGAGCGGCCCGTAAGGGCGCCAACACAGAAACGCGCACCTGCGGCTAATGCAAGCCCCAACCAGTCTTTTCTTCGGTGAATGAGTACAACAAACGGCGGTGTACAATATTCAATATTATCAACAACCGGTCAATATGGCAGAGGAAGGAGAACTGATGACGCGGCGATGAAGGGGCAGCCGGTCAGCGAACACTGGAGGGGAGGATATGCAAGACATTGGGTGGAGAGCTGGGGAAGCATGAGGCACAGCAGATAAAAAGGAACCACAACGACAAcgcccaagaccaaggccagATGGTGCGCGATACCGATAAGGCAATGTATTCCGGAACGGtcaagagaaaagagacacAGAAGCAGGTAGGTCGATGCAGAGGGCGGCACGAATGCAGCCGCacatcgcatcgcatcgcatcgaAGACGCAGAAAATTGCTGCATGTTTTTCAGGAAAGGAACCTGGTGGCTGGGATCAGGgctgaaggaagagatcGCAGCGCAGGGCAACGCAGCACATGCGCTGCCTGGTGTGGTTTGAAATGGCTTGGTGTGGTGTCGGGCACAAGCCCGTGATTCGTGATAGTGACTTGCAGCGAGCTGAAGCGGTAATCGTCAACCGTCTTACATGTTGCTAGAGAGCTCAGATGCGTCCTATTTGGATGGGCCGCCGGCTAAAAAAGAACCCTGTCCCATCTTATGCGGGTGTAGTGTAGCGTGTAGTACATACGCTTGACATGATAGACATCTGCCTGGTCTGAAGGTGCGTATAGTGtgcctcatcctcagcagtAAGGATCCATATTGGGCACAGAAACGGTCTCAGCTATCAGGGCCTGTGGGGTTGCATTATAATCGGCATCAGAGAGATAGCAGCCGATCAGTCACGATTGAAAAGGCAGACGGGGTCTGGGTTGTGCAATAAAGACGAGATTAGCATATTTCAACCCTTGATAGGCCTCGCAGTTGTGTTATCTTGGCATGATATAACGTCGTTCGGGAGCCTGGCGAACCCAAGCCAGTAAGCTCGGCCTAGTATGCCCTCAGTTTCGCCGTAATGGACTCATCGAGATGCTCTCTGTCATGATCGAAGATCGGAGCAGAATTGTGAGATCGTCTCGTTTAATAGAACAGAAAGTTTCAATGAAAGGAACAATAGCATGTGTCGCGAGACCCCTCCACTGTAACAGCATCTGTCTACAATGTAGAGATTTGAACCCATGTAGGAAACTTGATGCCGTAGAGTAGCAATGTGAATGGCACAGCTGCATAGAAAGAGCGGATGGGCGTGGGGAGAGCTTGATAGAGGGTTGCAAGAAACACGGATTTGGCCATTTAAGAACACCATGAATAAGGAGTCATGCGAtctaaaaataataagacccaATTGCTCCTCATGGCCCTCATTCTTTTGTTGTATATGGATACTTCTCTGCAGATTAGTATCGGCCAGAGACGGATCATGAACCAAAACAAAGCTCTCATGAGCCATGCATTTGGAGGCGCTATGGGACGATGGCTGGCATGGGTTTATGGCGTCTCCGGCCTTGACCACGGAAACACAGTGGAACAGCGGTACTTGGGCGGAGCAAGTGGATAAGTTGTAGCTAAAAGGTTCTCTGGAGGAACTCGTTCATGGATCGTATGTTGGGTACCTTGTTATCCATGTTAAACCAAGCGGGTAGAAATGCCAACTTCGAAACCTCCATGATACAGCTTCTGGAACGTATCACTACGAGAAACAGTGGTTCTCGAATGTACCTTGGAGAACTTCTGGCGAACTGATTACTAGTGGTGTGATGGTTGATATGGTGAAAAAGATGGACTACTGAGATAACATCGTATCATGAAGACATTTGTGTTACACATGACAGGACAGGCTGCACCTGCTTCGTCCTTGGCCTCCATGTTGTCCACCAAATGGAAGCGGGAATAAGCATGGCATCCACTAAGAAACTAGaccagttgaagaaggaagggTGCCCAAGAATGAAAGGAGAGACACCCATCGGTGGTAACTTTGCCGCTGCTTCGATCCTTTGTTCGAGAGAATTGCCTAAAGAGGCAGTTCGTTGAACAACCTCCGCATTAGTATTCATCCTTCTAGTACAGAAATAGGCTCTATCTGCCTCGACTGTATGTTATAAAATCATCTTGTAGGTATAGTCCAGCGAGGATGATGCCATATTCGAACTTAAAGAGCTTGTATAAAGCTGTAAAGTAAACGGGACCATTGAGTTCAATGCCTCATAGGCCAAGCATACGGCAAGGATCCATTTCGTTTGCGGGAACCTGGACCTAGAAAAACAACTTAGAGGTACAGGCCTGGTTGGCCATGTACAGAATGTGCAACACATAACTCTCATGGCTGGCTGAAGCTCCGCTGGGCTTACGTGACTTTCCTTTCACGGGCTGTACAGTATCTCAGTCTCTTTCCTTCTGTCCAAAGACTCGTTTCATAGTGAGCTTCAGCTGTTCCTCTTAACTGGGGTTTCCTACCCGTGAATGTCCGGGTGGCTGTGGATGGATGTCGGAATAAACCCAGCAGCGCATATAAGACCCAATTGAAGTTGAGATTCCCTTGAAGCTGCTCCAAGGGCATGACCTGAAACTACGGGGATCCTCATAGTTTGCATTGGGTCAAATTCTATCTGGAGCCATTGCCCGTCCATCCGAGGCTGGCGGTATGAATTGCGGTAGCGGGAGGTAAGGCAGTGAAGTATACTTGGAGCGAAGAATTCTAGCGTCCCTCCAATGGACGCTAGGCTCGCAGCAGGCCCGATACTGGGGTAAGATAATTTATTGGATGCTAGGGTCTTGTTCAATCAAGGATAAAGGATTGAGGGACGACAACGGATCAAGGCAATCGAGTGAGCGTGCATAAGGGATGGAACTTGATAGAAATAGCTGGCATAATATTGACCTTATACAGCCAAACTCGTATTCATGATGCTTAGGTACAATGAGCAAACAAAACAATGTACATTTAATGTACAAGGAACAACACAGACCAACCATCATTCAACGGGGTCCAATGTGTGGCGGTTAATATTGAGTTGGACCTGGTCCCGCCATTGAGTAAAAAAAGCACTCCAATGGTACGACCTGGCATCCATAACATGTACAGAACACAACGGCGGAGCTTTTGTGTTTCTCGATTTGTCGCAGCTGACGTTACTGGGACTCTTGTCTGTAACAAAGAGACGCGTGGAAAATATACTCCAGTCCGTTATTGCTGGCAAACGCTCGTGAATCGTATCACGACAGATTCGTGTTCGCTCGGCAGCGTGAAGTCTGATTTGGCAAGTTGACTCATAGAGGTACAAAAGATGACCATCCAATAAGAGTGTCGATCAAGGGTTCAGGTTGCCGATTAGCATCTAATACTGCATTGATGCTACATTGATACTGCAATCATGCATGCAAACCGAGGAGTATGCATCATTTGTTTGTAAGAAATGGCGTTTTACATATCAGAATTGTCATGCAATCGTTGCGGTACCGTTATGTCGACATACGAATGTTTCATGATGATACAATTGGCGGGGTACTCATACTACCTATTTATCATTCTATACAACAGATGGGATTGCGCGTACTGGGACAAGCTGCAAACACACAAGAACTTTCACGAAACAACGCTGCCTGGTATGAGTTGCATTCTCCATTCGGACATGGCTGCTTCTCGATATCCAATTGTACAATTGGTGCTTGTTGAGTCATGTAGACTAATACCTTGAATCGTTGATATCTGACCTGAAGCTTGGACACCGAAAAAGCCCGCTTGACCGCTTGCTTGTCcatgtttgatgatgacgggAATCAACTCTTGCTCCGGAAATCTCACTCTATCCATGCCTACTTGTTCATTTGTCTCTGCTTGGTGAGATGCTTACCGTTATCACATCAATCCAACAAACCAATCCCTAAGTCGAGGTGCCGATTATCACAGATAGCAACAAGTGGATATCAGGAAACATCCACGGATCTGAGCCTCCCCACAATTAACTCCATGTTAGGCACTGCTGGTGCGTGCTGGAcccagggagcaagaaaacttctgacttTAAACTAAGGCGCCAAAATTAACCAATCTTTAGGCCTACAAGGAAATACTAAACCTATCTCGTCTTTTTGTCATTTgtcccaagttttcttgccccccccccccccccttgGCTGGGTCCTGGGCGCTGGCGCTGGGCATTGATCACCAAAAGGCTTCTGTATCCGACTCAGCGGCCAGAATTTTGCTGAAATCCATCGCTGCCGCTGCTGAGAGTTTcggaaagggaaaaaaaaaaaaagttaaCAAAATTTTCCCCTCCCCCACCTCGCATTTTCCATTTGCACCCCTTGAAAGGCTTCCAAATCAATGGGACCCTGTCGGGTTCCCCTCCCCCTCGCTCCCAATCGTTCAATCGTACCTGCCCGCCATTCCCCCACTAAGCCCTCGCACGCCTGCGGCATGCCTAGGTTGCACCCCTccttcctcatcgtcaataCCACTGAAGTTGCGCATCCGTCTTTCGGCAGCCCTGTCCTTCACAGCCAAAACAAAATTACCTTAGACCCTTCCATTGTGCTTGTACCTGCCTCTTACTGTTTTGCCCGTCAGGTACTAAATCAGCCAAGTAGCTCACGTAGACGGAGCACGTACCTCGTTCGTACTCTCTTTCCGCCTACCACTAAACCACTGTAACTACTTCTTCCGACGCGGCTTGACCACCGACTACCTTCCTTACCTGAGGTGCCTACCAGGGAAAAAAACCACTCCTTGTGCCTGGCAACTGCCTCCGCTCACCCTTTCCCAACTTGCCCTGTATCCCTcgtctcttttctccttctccccTTAttccttccttctttttACCGACCCTCCACCCCTTCTTCTACCCTGCCTCttccctctctctcttctccttctctcttcttccctccaCAATGAGCGCTCAAGAACCCCTCCCCTCTACCAACTCATCCTCAGCGATAAACAACACCACGTCTAACGCTGTCGCTAGCCAAGATGCCTCGGGACGACagccctcctcctccgccgccgGTTCCTCCGAACTCTCCGGTGCAAAGATAAGCCTGCGCAAGTCGCTGCGAAGCTTCCCCGACTTCCCTATCCCGGGTATCAACTTTGTCGATATTATGCCTCTCTTCGCCGACCCAACCGCCCATGCCACCCTTGTCGATGCTCTCGAACTTCAGATCGCCGAGGCTTTCCCCACCAAGCCTGATGTTATCGTAGGCCTTGACGCCCGTGGCTTCCTCTTCGGCCCTGGTCTTGCGCTCCGTCTCGGTGTTTCTTTTGCTGCTGTCCGCAAGCAGGGCAAGCTCCCTGGACCTTGCGCTACCGCTGAGTACGTGAAAGAGTATGGCAAGGATCTGTTCCAGATGCAGGAAGACGCCGTCCGTGAGGGCCAGAAGGTCCTTATTGTGGACGACATCATTGCTACGGGTGAGTAAATCTGTTTGCAAAGCAGTATGCTTGAGGCTTATTGGACCTTGACTGACATGAATCATCAGGTGGTTCTGCAAAGGCTGCAGCTGAACTCGTCCAGCAGCTCAAGGGCGAGGTCATTGGATACTTGTTTATTCTTGAGATCCCTGGCCTAAACGGCCAAGAGAAGCTCGGCACTGCTCCTGTCAAGattcttcttgaagatgcTTAAGTGGCTGATGCCAGGCTTCCTCTATTTTCGATCCCACTTCCAGCGATAAAGCGATGCCGGGCCATAGATCGACGTCAATTAGCTCTGGTGTG of Fusarium oxysporum Fo47 chromosome I, complete sequence contains these proteins:
- a CDS encoding phosphoribosyltransferase-like protein, with protein sequence MSAQEPLPSTNSSSAINNTTSNAVASQDASGRQPSSSAAGSSELSGAKISLRKSLRSFPDFPIPGINFVDIMPLFADPTAHATLVDALELQIAEAFPTKPDVIVGLDARGFLFGPGLALRLGVSFAAVRKQGKLPGPCATAEYVKEYGKDLFQMQEDAVREGQKVLIVDDIIATGGSAKAAAELVQQLKGEVIGYLFILEIPGLNGQEKLGTAPVKILLEDA